A single window of Flavobacterium sp. 140616W15 DNA harbors:
- a CDS encoding peptidylprolyl isomerase → MAVLAKIRQRSALLIGAIALALFAFIIQDLFSSGNFGESSKDVGSINGKDISFEDFRIKVSNVEKSGQGITSTEAANRVWDQEVSIALLSSEFDKLGLRVGEKHLLEVLKADQNIGRNPMFLNAAGVFDVAKFKEYFKANPEQAQYLKDREKDADLNAKYQIYNTLIKAGLYTTVAEGKLKYEMEANKVNFAFVAGLYSSIKDSDVKVSDSEIVDFMKKDEKKFKADETREVQYVLIEDKASKEDEAEIKAKITSLLSGSVVYNQKTGKNDTLPGFRSAKNVADFVNSNSDVPYDSTYVAKKDLPAVDADKLFSLAPGEIYGPYVFGNYYCISKSLGSKAGVNAKASHILISYEGAQVPNQKERRTKEQAKAKAEEILAQVNANPDSFLMLAFTASDDSSAQQGGDLGYFGQNQMVKPFNDFVFNNPIGKVGLVETPFGFHIIKITDKQDGVRLATIAQKIEASEATSDRVFTQATKFEMDAADKDFNKVAAEMKLTVSPAVTVKAMDENFGPLGNQRTIVRWAFEKGTSKGDVKRFEVANVGHVIAQLKSINKTGLVSVDVARPYVEPILKNKKKAEILKAKMNGTTIEAIAKSAGVAVQQATDVTMDNPTLPGGVGQEPKVVGNAFALAAGKLSAPIEGNTGVYVVKNISTVKAPALPNHAPYVEKVKAQSAQDVNRILPALKDNAKIVDNRAHFSY, encoded by the coding sequence ATGGCAGTTTTAGCAAAAATTAGACAACGTTCCGCTTTATTGATAGGCGCTATTGCACTTGCATTATTTGCATTTATCATTCAAGATCTTTTCAGTAGTGGAAATTTTGGTGAGAGTTCAAAAGACGTAGGAAGCATCAATGGGAAAGATATTTCATTTGAAGATTTTAGAATCAAAGTTAGTAATGTTGAAAAAAGTGGGCAAGGAATAACTTCCACTGAAGCTGCAAACAGAGTATGGGATCAAGAGGTTTCTATTGCTTTGTTATCATCAGAGTTTGATAAATTAGGATTAAGAGTTGGTGAAAAACATTTACTTGAAGTTTTAAAAGCAGACCAAAATATCGGAAGAAATCCAATGTTCTTAAATGCAGCAGGGGTTTTTGATGTAGCAAAATTTAAAGAATATTTTAAAGCAAATCCAGAGCAAGCTCAATATTTAAAAGATAGAGAGAAAGATGCAGATTTGAATGCAAAATACCAAATATACAATACGTTGATTAAAGCAGGTCTTTATACAACTGTTGCTGAAGGGAAGTTGAAATATGAAATGGAAGCAAACAAAGTTAATTTTGCTTTTGTAGCTGGTTTATATTCTTCTATCAAGGATAGCGATGTAAAAGTATCTGATTCAGAAATCGTAGATTTCATGAAAAAAGACGAAAAGAAATTTAAAGCAGATGAAACTCGTGAGGTTCAGTATGTTTTAATTGAAGATAAAGCTTCAAAAGAAGATGAGGCAGAAATTAAAGCAAAAATTACTTCTCTATTATCAGGAAGTGTTGTTTACAACCAAAAAACAGGTAAAAACGATACTTTACCTGGATTTAGATCTGCTAAGAATGTTGCTGACTTTGTGAATTCAAATTCAGATGTACCTTACGATTCAACTTATGTAGCTAAGAAAGATTTACCAGCTGTAGATGCTGATAAATTATTTAGCCTAGCTCCAGGTGAAATTTATGGGCCTTATGTTTTTGGTAACTACTACTGTATTTCTAAATCTTTAGGATCAAAAGCAGGAGTTAATGCAAAAGCAAGTCATATCTTAATTAGTTATGAAGGAGCTCAAGTTCCAAACCAAAAAGAAAGAAGAACTAAAGAACAAGCAAAAGCTAAAGCAGAAGAAATTTTGGCTCAAGTTAATGCAAATCCAGATAGTTTCTTAATGTTAGCTTTTACGGCTTCAGATGATTCATCTGCACAACAAGGTGGAGATTTAGGATATTTTGGACAAAACCAAATGGTGAAACCATTCAATGATTTTGTTTTCAATAACCCAATTGGAAAAGTAGGATTGGTAGAAACTCCTTTTGGTTTCCATATTATCAAAATTACAGACAAACAAGATGGTGTTCGTTTAGCAACTATAGCTCAAAAAATCGAAGCTTCAGAAGCAACTTCTGATAGAGTATTTACTCAAGCAACTAAATTTGAAATGGATGCTGCTGACAAAGACTTCAATAAAGTTGCAGCTGAAATGAAATTAACAGTTTCTCCTGCAGTTACAGTTAAAGCAATGGATGAAAATTTCGGTCCATTAGGAAATCAAAGAACTATCGTAAGATGGGCTTTTGAAAAAGGAACAAGCAAAGGTGATGTTAAGCGTTTTGAGGTAGCTAATGTTGGTCACGTAATTGCACAACTTAAGAGCATAAACAAAACAGGTTTAGTTTCAGTAGATGTTGCAAGACCTTATGTTGAGCCAATTCTTAAAAACAAGAAAAAAGCTGAAATCCTTAAAGCTAAAATGAATGGTACTACTATCGAAGCAATTGCTAAAAGCGCTGGTGTAGCTGTACAACAAGCAACAGATGTTACTATGGACAACCCAACTTTACCTGGTGGTGTTGGTCAAGAGCCAAAAGTTGTTGGTAATGCATTTGCTTTGGCAGCGGGTAAACTTTCTGCTCCAATTGAAGGAAATACTGGAGTTTATGTTGTTAAAAACATAAGCACAGTAAAAGCACCAGCTTTACCAAACCATGCTCCTTATGTTGAGAAAGTAAAAGCACAAAGTGCTCAGGATGTAAACAGAATTCTTCCTGCATTAAAAGACAATGCTAAGATCGTTGATAATAGAGCTCACTTTAGCTACTAG